The Verrucomicrobiia bacterium genome includes a region encoding these proteins:
- the recJ gene encoding single-stranded-DNA-specific exonuclease RecJ, with amino-acid sequence MSNRDAESIIVELLEARGIARKEQAVFRSPNFERDTHSPWGLPGMDVAVGRLVVAKEKNEKVVVFGDYDADGVPATALLLRVFRRLGIENIEGVIPTREQGYGLTLPVVEALLTLKPAIVIAVDNGTVAKEEVAALVKAGVDVIVVDHHEAQEGKIAESALAIINPKMPGSTYPFAELCACGLAWKLACALTEKLGEDVAPLKWELDLVGLSTIADMVPLVGENRVLACFGLKVLQKSRNVGLQALMNVAQVKAGSLSAGDVCFKLAPRINAPSRMHGEILDGSNAALSLLTATDKAEAAKCAEYLHEQNTERQQLVERHIEEAEAQIQKRPHAQVLVAYHDSWSSGVIGLVASRLMDRYRRPAIALAPEGGVVKGSVRSVDGVHALELLDAAAGELERFGGHAKAAGLTLSGSVESFRDALEAYMNELGLTLEELAAKSERVPDAELGMEELGLELAQKLEELQPFGIGFPAPLFLTECEVRNVRRVGAEGKHVSCFLFDGKTQRKAIGFSYRGPELVEGKKYRFRIGLQAEEWQQMVSPVCHIRKVEVV; translated from the coding sequence ATGTCAAATAGGGACGCCGAAAGCATTATTGTAGAGCTTCTGGAGGCTCGGGGAATTGCACGCAAAGAGCAGGCTGTTTTCCGCTCCCCTAACTTTGAGCGTGATACCCACTCACCGTGGGGACTTCCTGGGATGGATGTTGCGGTTGGCCGCCTTGTGGTTGCCAAAGAAAAGAACGAAAAGGTTGTTGTTTTTGGTGACTACGATGCCGACGGTGTCCCCGCTACCGCCTTGTTACTGCGAGTCTTCCGGCGCCTAGGGATCGAGAACATAGAAGGGGTCATTCCAACTCGCGAACAGGGGTATGGCCTGACCCTTCCTGTAGTGGAGGCGTTGCTTACCCTTAAGCCTGCAATAGTGATTGCGGTGGATAATGGCACTGTAGCTAAAGAAGAGGTGGCCGCCTTAGTAAAAGCCGGTGTGGATGTCATTGTGGTGGACCACCATGAGGCACAGGAAGGAAAGATTGCCGAGAGTGCTTTGGCTATCATCAACCCAAAAATGCCGGGGAGCACGTATCCCTTCGCGGAGTTGTGCGCGTGTGGGCTGGCATGGAAACTGGCCTGTGCATTAACGGAAAAACTAGGGGAAGATGTTGCGCCTCTTAAATGGGAACTGGATTTGGTGGGGCTTTCCACCATTGCAGACATGGTTCCCCTGGTTGGTGAAAACAGGGTACTGGCTTGTTTTGGGCTGAAGGTGCTGCAGAAGTCCCGCAATGTTGGTTTGCAGGCCCTTATGAATGTTGCCCAAGTAAAGGCGGGTTCCTTGAGCGCGGGGGACGTTTGCTTTAAACTGGCTCCTCGCATTAACGCCCCTTCGCGCATGCATGGGGAAATTTTGGATGGCTCCAACGCTGCCCTCTCCCTCCTTACTGCCACAGACAAGGCAGAGGCGGCTAAGTGCGCGGAATACTTGCACGAACAAAACACAGAGCGGCAACAGTTGGTTGAGCGGCACATTGAGGAGGCCGAAGCGCAGATTCAAAAGAGGCCACATGCCCAGGTACTGGTTGCTTACCATGACAGCTGGTCGAGTGGGGTGATTGGGCTGGTGGCTAGCAGGCTGATGGACAGGTATCGGCGCCCGGCCATTGCCCTGGCTCCGGAGGGTGGGGTGGTAAAAGGCTCTGTGCGTAGTGTAGACGGCGTCCATGCCTTGGAACTCTTAGATGCTGCCGCTGGGGAGCTGGAGCGCTTTGGTGGTCATGCCAAGGCCGCTGGGCTTACCCTTTCTGGCTCCGTGGAATCTTTCCGCGATGCCTTGGAAGCGTATATGAATGAACTTGGACTTACCTTGGAGGAGCTGGCCGCCAAAAGCGAGCGCGTTCCTGATGCTGAGTTGGGCATGGAAGAACTGGGGTTGGAGCTTGCCCAAAAGTTGGAAGAACTCCAGCCGTTTGGGATTGGCTTTCCTGCCCCGTTGTTTTTGACTGAGTGTGAGGTGCGGAATGTGCGGCGGGTAGGGGCGGAGGGAAAGCATGTGAGCTGTTTCCTTTTTGATGGCAAGACCCAGCGCAAGGCGATCGGTTTCTCCTACCGGGGGCCTGAATTGGTTGAAGGGAAGAAATACCGTTTCCGGATAGGGTTGCAGGCCGAGGAGTGGCAGCAGATGGTGTCACCCGTTTGTCATATTAGGAAAGTGGAAGTGGTATAG